In the genome of Flaviflexus ciconiae, one region contains:
- a CDS encoding serine hydrolase domain-containing protein yields the protein MSADYLANIDKLVENHMSEDAYQGMVVLVARHGKVCYFKAFGKADDDVPMQTDNIFRLASMSKVPTAVAVMQLWDQGLISLSDPISKFIPAFADVKVAELNNWGEVKLVTPKTDITIHHLLSMTAGMTNSWWYDLFTPQNYRVVPKLYAEAGLMDDLNAPPITLESNIDILTKMPLMSHPGEAFDYSNNSVDTLCRMVEIVSGMDFDTYLRTNIFEPLGMNETWFFPPEDKLDRVAAVYWAGKDEKQVGTSPLGMGNLGPDYTFSEHKTYFSGAGGLHGTTEDYFKFAQMLLNKGELDGVRIVSRAAVEQMTSNQIGDLTNWQLTQNKWGYQVDLQEGVNAPPGSIHYLGGKGAYSWQGFFSTKFVNNPDKDTVILTMTTPGFDGALPHNLRIIAAANAAVID from the coding sequence ATGTCGGCCGACTACCTTGCCAATATTGACAAGCTGGTTGAAAACCACATGAGTGAGGATGCGTACCAGGGCATGGTTGTGCTGGTCGCCCGACATGGAAAGGTCTGCTATTTCAAGGCCTTTGGTAAGGCCGACGATGATGTGCCGATGCAGACGGACAACATCTTCCGTCTCGCATCAATGTCCAAGGTGCCGACCGCCGTCGCGGTCATGCAGCTGTGGGATCAGGGACTGATTTCCCTTTCCGATCCGATCTCGAAATTCATCCCAGCATTTGCGGACGTCAAGGTTGCGGAGCTCAACAATTGGGGCGAGGTCAAGCTCGTCACTCCGAAGACCGACATCACCATCCACCACCTGCTGTCCATGACCGCTGGCATGACCAACTCTTGGTGGTACGACCTGTTCACGCCCCAGAACTACCGCGTTGTGCCAAAGCTCTATGCTGAGGCAGGGCTCATGGATGACCTGAATGCACCTCCCATTACCCTCGAAAGCAACATCGACATTCTGACAAAAATGCCTCTCATGTCCCACCCGGGCGAGGCATTCGACTATTCAAACAACAGCGTTGACACACTGTGTCGCATGGTTGAGATCGTGTCCGGCATGGACTTCGACACCTACCTGCGGACCAACATCTTTGAGCCGCTCGGCATGAACGAAACCTGGTTCTTCCCACCCGAGGACAAGCTGGATCGTGTTGCCGCCGTCTACTGGGCAGGTAAGGACGAAAAGCAGGTCGGAACGTCACCGCTCGGCATGGGTAATCTCGGACCTGACTACACCTTCAGTGAGCACAAGACCTACTTCAGCGGTGCCGGCGGCCTCCACGGAACAACCGAGGACTACTTTAAGTTCGCGCAGATGCTCCTCAACAAGGGTGAGCTCGATGGTGTTCGTATCGTCAGTCGCGCAGCGGTTGAGCAGATGACAAGCAACCAGATCGGTGACCTCACCAACTGGCAGCTTACTCAGAACAAGTGGGGCTACCAGGTTGACCTCCAGGAAGGCGTCAATGCTCCTCCCGGCTCCATCCACTACCTCGGTGGTAAGGGTGCCTACAGCTGGCAGGGTTTTTTCTCCACCAAGTTCGTCAACAACCCCGACAAGGACACCGTCATCCTCACGATGACCACGCCTGGCTTCGACGGCGCCCTACCCCACAACCTCCGCATCATCGCGGCAGCCAACGCGGCAGTCATCGACTAG
- a CDS encoding GNAT family N-acetyltransferase — MDSLFPTKPIITGSLVQLRPFTEADIECMGPILADPELIKLTGSANTTEEIKKAVPALDERTLEWYRTREEQTDRLDLAIIDLSNDQCVGEAVLNAWSPADRSCNYRILIGPEGRGRGFGSEATSLVIDYAFENTNLNRISLDVLAFNPRARRAYEKAGFLYEGTSREAFRFDGEYIDDVLMAILRSDWKRKSSRN, encoded by the coding sequence ATGGATTCGCTCTTCCCAACCAAACCAATAATTACTGGCTCGCTCGTTCAGCTACGCCCTTTCACCGAGGCTGATATCGAGTGCATGGGGCCAATCCTTGCCGATCCCGAACTCATCAAGCTGACCGGTTCCGCGAACACCACCGAGGAGATTAAGAAAGCGGTACCCGCACTCGACGAGAGAACTCTCGAGTGGTATCGAACGAGGGAAGAACAGACTGACCGACTTGATCTCGCGATTATCGATTTATCCAACGATCAGTGTGTTGGAGAGGCAGTACTGAATGCGTGGAGTCCGGCAGACCGGTCCTGTAATTACCGGATCCTGATTGGCCCGGAGGGCCGCGGCCGCGGCTTCGGTTCGGAGGCCACGTCACTGGTTATTGACTACGCCTTTGAGAACACCAATCTCAACCGGATTAGCCTGGATGTGCTGGCTTTTAATCCGCGAGCGCGCAGAGCCTACGAGAAGGCTGGTTTCCTGTATGAGGGGACTTCGCGGGAGGCCTTTAGGTTCGACGGCGAGTACATCGATGATGTTCTGATGGCGATCCTGCGTTCGGATTGGAAGCGCAAGAGTTCCCGGAACTAA
- a CDS encoding LppA family lipoprotein has protein sequence MLDGTGLFFDGQKPLNERITIDVADRELTVAMARIRNRIDTEIGVQNWQNLSDRSYDNGDYALCKSGGGEGRYTSRDEGLTFDLADDDFPTVLDIVKEEVLPLGYTHLVDSSDDTWFYVDLFNPEDGGYVHLTMAKGKGLIIQVNTGCRPWNRDEADTGE, from the coding sequence ATGCTTGACGGAACGGGCCTTTTCTTCGATGGCCAGAAGCCCCTCAATGAGAGGATAACGATCGACGTTGCGGATCGTGAGCTCACTGTCGCCATGGCCCGGATCCGGAACAGGATCGACACCGAAATTGGTGTGCAAAACTGGCAAAACCTCAGTGACAGAAGCTACGACAATGGCGACTATGCCCTCTGCAAGTCCGGTGGCGGCGAAGGCCGATACACCAGCCGCGACGAGGGCCTAACCTTCGATCTGGCAGACGATGACTTCCCGACAGTTCTCGACATTGTCAAAGAAGAAGTCCTGCCCCTTGGATACACCCATCTTGTTGACTCAAGTGACGACACCTGGTTCTACGTCGACCTCTTCAACCCCGAAGACGGCGGCTACGTGCACCTCACCATGGCCAAAGGCAAGGGTCTTATCATCCAGGTCAACACCGGATGTAGGCCGTGGAACCGGGACGAAGCAGATACCGGGGAGTAG
- a CDS encoding alpha/beta hydrolase translates to MAGWSDIKRWKASNLDGFIDAIISRKREAASVADDTVAITIETWEGEGAEAAQSTLTSLIERGEKLQDNIQYLLTAASTAQDGIGDVETLVLEAQSRADHYGFVIAEDGSQVTDPELDSWWERFTSNMAAGQSHAYAAELAERKGALKDTAEAVSNALSRATEVDQAFCDALGRISDDQVTAGMAAGSGLIPGLPESPSTEEAAIWWDSLSKDEQDYYIETYPELIGGMDGVDGWARHEANEARLTEDLEEALEAQAGGDDSPELQAQIDEMEALLGSLKPADGEVRQLLLYEPSTGEDGNYHMQAAVAVGDVDEADHITTFVPGMTTTVHDSVGNYTADLHNLNRVAQGKLDAMGGGETVASIAWLGYDAPGSPTNMVLVDSMEDVMPGDVPLIIPQGTPEYPQPPLIYSVDPAIVSPARAEQGGENLTSFIEGIHDSRTHDTTNPAVTRDPHTSVLGHSYGSTTSSYGVADARPGTVDDYAAFGTPGVDGGSWNMNSGNNYVMNFENEELIRYLNNPLRWISGIPDAGGLGVDPSQDPGFTTLDPGQADPGTAHTQYLDDNSKSQSELADVVIGVAGNDD, encoded by the coding sequence ATGGCAGGATGGTCTGACATTAAACGATGGAAGGCGTCGAACCTCGATGGCTTCATCGACGCCATCATCTCCCGCAAACGAGAAGCGGCCAGCGTTGCTGATGACACGGTAGCCATCACCATCGAAACCTGGGAAGGAGAAGGTGCAGAGGCCGCGCAGAGTACTCTCACGTCCCTGATCGAGCGCGGCGAGAAACTGCAGGACAATATTCAATACCTCCTTACCGCAGCCAGCACCGCACAGGATGGGATCGGGGATGTCGAAACCCTCGTCCTGGAAGCGCAATCTCGGGCCGATCACTACGGCTTCGTCATTGCCGAAGACGGTAGCCAGGTCACGGATCCCGAATTGGATTCCTGGTGGGAACGCTTCACGTCGAACATGGCGGCGGGGCAATCGCATGCCTATGCGGCAGAACTAGCCGAACGAAAAGGTGCCCTTAAAGACACCGCCGAGGCCGTATCAAACGCACTATCTCGAGCTACCGAAGTTGACCAGGCGTTCTGCGATGCGCTTGGGAGAATCAGTGATGATCAGGTGACCGCCGGCATGGCTGCCGGTTCGGGGCTGATCCCTGGCCTGCCAGAGAGCCCGTCAACCGAAGAAGCGGCGATCTGGTGGGACTCGCTGTCCAAGGATGAGCAGGATTACTACATCGAGACCTATCCCGAGCTTATAGGCGGCATGGATGGCGTTGACGGTTGGGCGAGACATGAGGCCAATGAGGCAAGGTTGACGGAAGACCTGGAGGAGGCCCTGGAAGCACAAGCCGGCGGTGATGACTCGCCGGAACTCCAAGCCCAGATTGATGAGATGGAAGCACTGCTTGGTTCGCTCAAGCCTGCCGATGGTGAGGTGCGGCAGCTACTGCTTTACGAGCCCTCGACCGGTGAGGACGGGAACTACCATATGCAGGCGGCCGTGGCCGTTGGTGACGTAGACGAGGCCGACCACATCACCACCTTCGTGCCTGGCATGACCACTACCGTGCACGACAGCGTTGGTAACTACACCGCGGATCTGCACAACCTCAACCGAGTAGCTCAGGGCAAACTCGACGCGATGGGAGGCGGCGAAACAGTCGCCAGCATTGCCTGGCTTGGCTATGACGCCCCGGGAAGCCCCACGAACATGGTCCTTGTCGACTCCATGGAAGACGTAATGCCTGGCGATGTCCCGCTCATCATTCCCCAGGGGACCCCCGAATATCCGCAGCCGCCCCTGATCTACTCGGTGGACCCCGCAATTGTTTCGCCGGCGCGTGCGGAACAGGGCGGAGAGAATCTCACGTCCTTCATTGAAGGCATTCACGACAGCCGTACCCACGACACGACAAACCCGGCGGTAACACGGGATCCACACACTTCGGTTCTCGGGCACTCCTACGGTTCGACAACCTCGAGCTACGGTGTTGCGGATGCTCGACCGGGAACGGTTGATGACTATGCAGCGTTTGGTACCCCCGGTGTGGATGGTGGCTCGTGGAACATGAACTCTGGCAACAACTACGTCATGAACTTCGAGAATGAGGAACTTATTCGGTACCTCAACAACCCGCTCCGCTGGATCAGTGGGATTCCAGACGCTGGTGGACTTGGGGTCGACCCTTCTCAGGATCCCGGATTTACCACTTTGGACCCGGGACAAGCCGATCCCGGAACCGCACACACCCAGTATTTGGATGACAACAGCAAGTCGCAGAGTGAACTGGCTGATGTTGTCATCGGAGTAGCGGGCAATGACGACTGA
- a CDS encoding 4Fe-4S dicluster domain-containing protein, with protein sequence MRMLLGAVRAIASSRPQATLTDGKCTRYFASDCTICVDACPVTAIDTTDLSITIGDSCHGCGICAAACPVDAICGVGYSTVSVSTVLEEESRLQCDLAQRIDRSSTDASVPCLGAVDPEIVASRAMKQDVVLTSGPCEQCPIGSAQTVTGAVDRAQRIVSKSGGAGTITHRYAEPAQGKSVRRRPSAGVSRRGVFEAGTYAGPAKDPRQLLLESTALPALPQAKAAVGCTGCNACVVVCPVDALEVRSRDLVFKPASCLACAECVRVCPEGILSLDDVGIGRFPTVIAQAPLAKCERCEATLGPGETGQCHRCKTRAELTVDIWHQLGIEP encoded by the coding sequence ATGAGAATGCTCCTGGGGGCGGTGCGGGCGATAGCGTCGTCCCGCCCCCAGGCGACCCTCACTGACGGAAAGTGCACTCGATATTTCGCATCTGACTGCACGATCTGTGTAGATGCGTGCCCCGTAACCGCCATCGATACGACTGATCTGTCGATCACCATTGGCGATAGCTGTCACGGTTGCGGAATATGTGCGGCAGCATGCCCGGTTGATGCCATCTGTGGGGTCGGCTATTCCACGGTTTCAGTGTCGACAGTGCTTGAGGAAGAGTCGCGCTTGCAGTGCGACCTGGCACAGAGGATCGACCGATCATCAACCGACGCCAGTGTCCCCTGCCTCGGTGCAGTAGACCCAGAGATTGTTGCTTCTCGCGCTATGAAACAGGATGTTGTCCTAACGAGCGGTCCGTGTGAGCAGTGTCCGATCGGCTCGGCACAAACCGTCACTGGGGCGGTGGATCGTGCCCAGAGAATCGTAAGCAAGAGCGGTGGGGCCGGCACCATTACGCACCGCTATGCCGAACCTGCCCAAGGGAAATCAGTGCGCCGCAGGCCATCAGCCGGCGTGAGTCGCCGCGGAGTGTTTGAGGCTGGCACCTACGCGGGTCCAGCAAAGGACCCGCGGCAGCTACTTCTTGAATCAACGGCGTTACCGGCCTTGCCGCAAGCGAAAGCGGCAGTGGGCTGTACGGGATGCAACGCATGCGTTGTCGTGTGTCCGGTGGATGCTTTAGAGGTGAGAAGTCGGGACCTTGTCTTTAAGCCAGCTTCCTGTCTTGCGTGCGCCGAATGCGTGCGGGTCTGCCCCGAAGGAATTCTCAGCCTCGACGACGTAGGGATCGGAAGGTTCCCCACCGTGATAGCTCAAGCACCTCTTGCAAAATGCGAAAGATGTGAGGCAACCCTCGGACCGGGGGAGACCGGTCAATGTCACCGTTGTAAGACCCGTGCAGAACTTACCGTTGATATTTGGCATCAGCTCGGTATCGAACCCTAG